The following proteins are co-located in the Silene latifolia isolate original U9 population chromosome 1, ASM4854445v1, whole genome shotgun sequence genome:
- the LOC141648984 gene encoding uncharacterized protein LOC141648984 yields the protein MIISSWNIRGFNDPIKQQEVRGYLLANNIDIFGLLETRVKKNNAAAINRSFASYQLLHRISNQTIHITFIYGSNDAGVRKRLWDYLRGLSHRVTNWIILGDFNIVRVMEERVGPNPPSLAEILAFNQCLLDCQLDDLHSFGCEHTWTNKREVNARIWSKLDRVLANPLWLVKYPQTQVNILPSGISDHSPLLVTIQEAYKPKKRFSYLNCWEEHPNYASAVTQAWVSPVRGNAMFRLFGKLKNVKRSLITLHKSHFSDISKRVKQARASLTECKI from the exons ATGATAATCTCATCTTGGAATATTAGGGGTTTTAATGACCCAATAAAGCAGCAAGAAGTTAGGGGTTATTTACTAGCTAATAATATTGATATTTTTGGTTTGTTGGAGACTAGAGTGAAGAAGAATAATGCTGCTGCAATTAATAGAAGTTTTGCTTCTTATCAG CTCCTTCATCGTATATCTAACCAAACAATCCACATTACTTTTATATATGGAAGCAATGATGCTGGAGTCAGGAAAAGATTATGGGATTATTTAAGGGGTTTAAGTCACAGAGTTACTAATTGGATCATTTTGGGAGACTTCAATATTGTTAGGGTAATGGAGGAACGAGTTGGACCAAATCCACCTTCTTTGGCAGAAATCTTGGCTTTTAATCAATGCCTTCTGGACTGCCAGCTGGATGATCTGCACAGCTTTGGGTGTGAGCACACTTGGACTAACAAAAGAGAAGTTAATGCTAGAATCTGGTCTAAACTGGACAGAGTGCTAGCCAATCCTCTTTGGTTGGTTAAGTATCCCCAGACCCAAGTGAACATTTTACCTTCAGGGATTTCTGACCATTCTCCTCTATTGGTGACTATTCAGGAGGCATATAAACCAAAAAAGAGATTTAGTTATCTAAATTGCTGGGAAGAGCATCCTAATTATGCTAGTGCTGTAACTCAGGCCTGGGTTAGTCCAGTTAGGGGAAATGCTATGTTCAGACTATTTGGGAAATTGAAGAATGTTAAAAGAAGCCTTATAACCCTGCACAAGTCTCACTTTTCTGATATCTCTAAGAGAGTTAAACAGGCACGAGCAAGCCTGACTGAATGTAAGATTTAG